A single region of the Pontibacter kalidii genome encodes:
- a CDS encoding MFS transporter, with translation MTPSHTPAADPQLTRSTLWLMTIASGMVVANNYYNQPLLVKIADTFQVSESSAGMVAMLAQVGYAIGLLFIIPLGDMLRRKRLILVDFVLIILSLLLAAFSPNIYTLMAASLLIGATCVVPQLFVPMAAHLARPEERGKAVGTVMSGLLVGILFSRTLSGFVGEHLGWRAMFLIAAGLMLLLWVALYFLLPEIHPQFKGSYKSLMKSLVHLFRTEPVLRLASIRGALSFACFGGFWTTLVFLLEGPPFFAGSDVAGAFGLVGAGGAIMASVMGRLSDRFDTRNIQLATLAMILVSYIVFGFFSYSIMGLVVGVILLDLGLQGSHISNQTLIFSLHPEARNRLNTVYMFTYFMGGATGTILASQAWQLWQWNGVVLVGLVFSVLALAVHVLFSSKRGRAA, from the coding sequence ATGACGCCTTCCCATACCCCAGCCGCTGATCCGCAACTTACCCGCTCCACCCTCTGGCTCATGACCATTGCCTCAGGCATGGTGGTGGCAAACAACTACTACAACCAGCCCCTGCTGGTAAAGATTGCGGATACTTTTCAGGTGTCAGAGTCCAGCGCAGGCATGGTGGCGATGCTGGCGCAGGTGGGTTATGCCATCGGGCTGCTGTTCATCATCCCACTCGGCGACATGCTGCGGCGCAAGCGCCTGATCCTGGTTGACTTTGTGCTCATCATACTTTCGCTGCTGCTGGCGGCCTTCTCCCCCAACATTTATACTTTGATGGCAGCCAGCCTGCTGATTGGAGCCACATGTGTGGTGCCCCAGCTTTTTGTGCCTATGGCGGCGCACCTGGCCAGGCCGGAGGAGCGCGGCAAGGCGGTAGGCACGGTGATGAGCGGCCTGCTGGTAGGTATACTTTTCTCGCGTACGCTCAGTGGCTTTGTGGGCGAGCACCTGGGTTGGCGGGCCATGTTCCTGATCGCCGCCGGGCTCATGCTGCTGTTGTGGGTGGCCCTATACTTCCTGCTCCCGGAGATACACCCGCAGTTTAAAGGGAGCTATAAAAGCCTGATGAAGTCGCTGGTGCACCTGTTCCGGACCGAGCCGGTACTGCGCCTGGCTTCGATACGCGGGGCCCTTTCGTTTGCCTGCTTCGGCGGCTTCTGGACTACGCTTGTTTTTCTGCTGGAGGGCCCGCCTTTTTTTGCCGGCAGTGATGTGGCAGGCGCTTTCGGGCTGGTTGGCGCCGGAGGAGCCATCATGGCCTCGGTTATGGGCAGGCTTAGCGACAGGTTCGACACGCGCAACATCCAGCTCGCCACCCTGGCCATGATCCTCGTTTCCTACATCGTGTTCGGTTTTTTCAGTTACAGCATCATGGGCCTGGTGGTAGGCGTCATTCTCCTGGACCTCGGCCTGCAGGGCTCCCATATTTCCAACCAAACGCTTATCTTCTCGCTGCACCCCGAGGCACGGAACCGCCTCAACACAGTGTACATGTTCACTTACTTTATGGGTGGCGCCACCGGTACCATACTTGCCAGCCAGGCATGGCAGCTATGGCAATGGAACGGGGTGGTGCTGGTAGGGCTGGTGTTTTCGGTTTTGGCGCTGGCGGTGCATGTGTTGTTTTCGAGTAAGCGTGGCAGGGCTGCCTAG